In Pseudomonas fakonensis, one DNA window encodes the following:
- a CDS encoding methyl-accepting chemotaxis protein yields MQQSLRETIGRISDSASQLASASEELSAVTEDATRGLQQHSLEIEQAATAVNQMTAAVEEVARNAVATSEASSESDRIARQGREQVQATVTAIEALASGVAGNAEEVGQLAAQVRDISKVLDVIGAIAEQTNLLALNAAIEAARAGEAGRGFAVVADEVRALAHRTQASTREIEQMIVAIQGGAERAVQGMQHSDAQARSTLGGAHAAGAALEAIAEAIGQINERNLVIASASEEQAQVAREVDRNLTTIRDLAHQSSAGAEQTSAASQALSQLAVDLNTLVQRFSV; encoded by the coding sequence ATGCAGCAGAGCCTGCGCGAGACCATCGGGCGGATTTCCGATTCCGCCAGCCAGCTGGCTTCGGCGTCCGAAGAGCTCAGCGCGGTGACCGAGGATGCCACCCGGGGCTTGCAGCAACATAGCCTGGAAATCGAACAGGCAGCCACGGCGGTGAACCAGATGACCGCTGCCGTGGAGGAAGTGGCGCGCAATGCCGTGGCGACGTCCGAGGCGTCGAGCGAGTCCGACCGTATCGCCCGCCAGGGCCGTGAGCAGGTGCAGGCCACGGTGACCGCTATCGAGGCCCTGGCCAGCGGCGTTGCCGGCAATGCCGAGGAAGTCGGCCAGTTGGCCGCACAGGTGCGCGATATCAGCAAGGTGCTGGATGTGATTGGCGCCATTGCCGAGCAAACCAACCTGCTGGCGCTCAACGCCGCCATCGAGGCTGCACGGGCGGGGGAGGCCGGGCGTGGCTTTGCCGTGGTCGCGGATGAGGTGCGGGCGCTGGCCCACCGTACGCAGGCCTCGACCCGCGAAATCGAGCAGATGATCGTTGCCATTCAGGGCGGTGCCGAGCGCGCGGTGCAGGGCATGCAGCACAGCGATGCCCAGGCCCGATCGACCCTGGGTGGGGCGCATGCCGCCGGGGCGGCGCTGGAGGCGATTGCCGAAGCCATCGGCCAGATCAACGAGCGCAATCTGGTGATCGCCAGTGCTTCTGAGGAGCAGGCGCAGGTGGCGCGGGAGGTGGATCGTAACCTGACCACCATCCGCGACCTGGCGCATCAGTCTTCGGCTGGCGCCGAGCAGACCAGTGCGGCCAGCCAGGCGCTGTCGCAGCTGGCGGTGGACCTCAATACCCTGGTGCAGCGGTTTTCGGTGTAG
- a CDS encoding amidohydrolase family protein encodes MITRALAGLLLCGYLPLAAEAREYRYSDAHLHYVDFFQESEGMPALLAAMDAAGVEQSMISGIPVAKKWHEDEPKRPRYYAGDDADAYWYSATDLYVAAALQPLAPEQRRRFHPFLTGFNPVDKNAVSHIERMLELYPGLWQGIGEVFTRHDDLTALTSGDTPRANNEAMTRIYHLAAERDLPVLLHSNITSKRERNPLYLAEVEEPLRNHPHTRFIWAHAGSSLEIHRHQTKMDFLLPVLSRLLESYPNLYVDLSWSVLEPYLLDEHGTPRKPWLALVERFPERFMLGSDVVGRFDGIGEQMHGFKPFLDALPEAVARKVARDNFLAVLPKAAKPVK; translated from the coding sequence ATGATAACCCGTGCGTTGGCCGGCCTGCTGCTCTGCGGCTACCTGCCCCTGGCAGCCGAGGCCCGCGAATACCGCTACAGCGATGCCCACCTGCACTACGTGGACTTCTTTCAGGAAAGCGAAGGTATGCCGGCGCTGCTTGCCGCCATGGACGCCGCCGGGGTGGAGCAGTCGATGATCTCGGGCATTCCGGTGGCCAAGAAATGGCACGAGGACGAGCCCAAGCGCCCTCGCTACTACGCCGGTGACGATGCCGACGCCTACTGGTACAGCGCCACCGACCTGTACGTGGCGGCGGCACTGCAGCCATTGGCCCCTGAGCAGCGCAGGCGCTTCCACCCGTTTCTCACCGGCTTCAACCCGGTGGACAAGAACGCCGTCAGCCACATCGAGCGCATGCTCGAACTCTACCCAGGGCTGTGGCAGGGTATCGGCGAGGTGTTCACCCGTCACGACGACCTTACCGCCCTGACCAGCGGCGATACGCCGCGGGCCAACAACGAGGCGATGACCCGCATCTACCACCTGGCCGCCGAACGCGACCTGCCGGTGCTGCTGCACTCGAATATCACCTCCAAGCGCGAGCGCAACCCGCTGTACCTGGCTGAAGTCGAGGAGCCGCTGCGCAACCACCCGCATACGCGCTTTATCTGGGCCCACGCCGGCAGCAGCCTGGAGATCCACCGTCACCAAACGAAGATGGACTTTCTGCTGCCGGTATTGAGCCGGCTGCTGGAGAGTTACCCGAACCTGTACGTCGACCTGTCCTGGAGCGTGCTCGAGCCGTACCTGCTGGATGAGCACGGCACGCCGCGCAAGCCATGGCTGGCGTTGGTCGAGCGCTTCCCCGAGCGCTTCATGCTGGGCTCGGATGTGGTCGGCCGCTTCGACGGTATCGGCGAGCAGATGCACGGTTTCAAGCCGTTTCTCGATGCCTTGCCAGAGGCGGTGGCACGCAAGGTAGCGCGGGATAACTTCCTGGCTGTGTTGCCCAAGGCTGCAAAGCCGGTGAAGTAG
- a CDS encoding DUF599 domain-containing protein: MSFIQSNLGNLLAACWFAICWGGYTRYALWKGRDTACLASVLHLYREDWMRRMLLRDNRIADASVIGNLERNASFFASSTLIILAGILTVLGASDRALSLLADLPLVQQASQGMSEIKLLCLATVFVYAFFTFSWCMRQYNFAAVLVGSAPMIGERQVNEQERNAFALRAARVLSLAANQFNLGLRSYYFGMAMLSWFISPWLFMVMSVGVVFILYRREFHSHVLEVMVFTPTPQAMEASRETSTTLN, from the coding sequence ATGAGCTTCATTCAAAGCAATCTGGGCAACCTTCTGGCCGCCTGCTGGTTCGCCATCTGCTGGGGCGGCTATACCCGCTACGCCCTCTGGAAGGGCCGCGACACCGCGTGCCTGGCCAGCGTGCTGCACCTGTACCGCGAAGACTGGATGCGCCGCATGCTGCTGCGCGACAACCGCATCGCCGACGCCAGCGTGATTGGCAACCTGGAGCGCAATGCCTCGTTCTTCGCCTCCAGTACCCTGATCATTCTCGCCGGTATCCTCACCGTGCTCGGCGCCTCGGACCGTGCGCTGTCGCTGCTGGCCGACCTGCCGCTGGTACAACAGGCCTCCCAGGGCATGTCGGAAATCAAGCTGCTGTGCCTGGCGACGGTGTTCGTCTACGCCTTCTTCACCTTCAGCTGGTGCATGCGCCAGTACAACTTCGCCGCAGTATTGGTGGGCTCGGCGCCGATGATCGGCGAGCGCCAGGTCAACGAGCAGGAGCGCAATGCCTTCGCATTGCGGGCAGCGCGGGTGCTGTCGCTGGCGGCCAACCAGTTCAACCTGGGGTTGCGCTCTTATTACTTCGGCATGGCCATGTTGAGCTGGTTCATCAGCCCCTGGTTGTTCATGGTCATGAGTGTGGGTGTGGTGTTCATTCTTTATCGCCGGGAGTTTCACTCCCATGTGCTGGAAGTGATGGTGTTCACGCCAACGCCGCAGGCAATGGAAGCCAGCAGGGAAACTTCTACAACACTTAACTGA
- the fabB gene encoding beta-ketoacyl-ACP synthase I: MRRVVITGLGIVSCLGNDKATVTENLRNSRPGIRYNPEYKEMGLRSQVSGSIDLNLEELIDRKVYRFVGHAAAYAYLAMQDAIKDSGLTEEQVSNPRTGLVAGSGGASTLNQMEALDTLREKGVKRVGPYRVTRTMGSTVSACLATPFKIKGINYSISSACATSAHCIGTALEQIQWGKQDIVFAGGGEEEHWSQSFLFDAMGALSTKRNETPELASRAYDADRDGFVIAGGGGMVVVEELEHALARGAKIYAEIVGYGATSDGYDMVAPSGEGAIRCMQQALSTVDTPIDYLNTHGTSTPVGDVAEMKGVREVFGANAPKISSTKSLSGHSLGAAGVHEAIYCLLMMENNFIAGSANIDELDPEVADLPVLRKTEENAKIDTVMSNSFGFGGTNATLVLKRWTGK, encoded by the coding sequence ATGCGCCGCGTCGTTATCACTGGTCTGGGCATCGTATCGTGCCTGGGCAATGACAAAGCTACCGTCACCGAAAACCTGCGCAACAGCCGTCCGGGTATCCGCTACAACCCGGAATACAAGGAAATGGGGCTGCGTAGCCAGGTTTCCGGCTCCATCGACCTCAACCTCGAAGAGCTGATCGACCGTAAGGTCTATCGCTTCGTCGGCCACGCCGCCGCCTACGCGTACCTTGCCATGCAGGACGCGATCAAGGACTCCGGCCTGACCGAAGAGCAGGTTTCCAACCCGCGCACCGGCCTGGTTGCCGGCTCCGGCGGCGCTTCCACGCTGAACCAGATGGAAGCCCTAGACACCCTGCGCGAAAAAGGCGTCAAGCGCGTCGGCCCGTACCGTGTCACCCGCACCATGGGCAGCACCGTGTCGGCGTGCCTGGCCACCCCGTTCAAGATCAAGGGCATCAACTACTCGATCTCGTCGGCCTGCGCCACCTCGGCACACTGCATCGGCACCGCGCTGGAGCAGATCCAGTGGGGCAAGCAGGACATCGTCTTCGCCGGTGGCGGTGAAGAAGAGCACTGGAGCCAGTCGTTCCTGTTCGATGCCATGGGCGCCCTGTCGACCAAGCGCAACGAAACCCCGGAACTGGCCTCGCGCGCCTACGACGCCGACCGTGATGGCTTCGTCATCGCTGGCGGCGGCGGCATGGTCGTGGTCGAGGAGCTGGAACACGCCCTGGCCCGTGGCGCCAAGATCTACGCCGAAATCGTCGGCTACGGCGCGACTTCCGACGGTTACGACATGGTTGCCCCGAGCGGTGAAGGCGCCATCCGCTGCATGCAGCAGGCGCTGTCCACCGTCGACACCCCGATCGACTACCTTAACACCCACGGCACTTCGACCCCGGTCGGTGACGTTGCGGAAATGAAAGGTGTGCGTGAAGTGTTCGGCGCCAACGCGCCGAAGATCAGCTCGACCAAGAGCCTGTCGGGCCACTCGCTGGGCGCCGCCGGTGTGCACGAGGCGATCTACTGCCTGCTGATGATGGAAAACAACTTCATCGCCGGCTCCGCCAACATCGACGAGCTGGACCCAGAGGTCGCCGACCTGCCGGTACTGCGCAAAACCGAAGAAAACGCGAAGATCGACACGGTCATGAGCAACAGCTTCGGCTTCGGCGGCACCAACGCCACCCTGGTACTCAAGCGCTGGACCGGCAAGTGA
- a CDS encoding PaaI family thioesterase has product MIPPGVRLQLNQAHARGGYGPLLALIPYAGLIGIECQRQGDDLLFRLPANEHNIGNPLLPAIHGGVIAGFMELSAALYLLIFSDSASIPKIIDFSIDYLRAGHYRDTFAQCQLWRQGRRVTNVAITAWQVDRDTPIATARAHFKIEPQKPLK; this is encoded by the coding sequence ATGATCCCGCCAGGGGTGCGTCTGCAGTTGAACCAAGCCCACGCCCGTGGCGGCTACGGCCCGCTGCTGGCGTTGATCCCTTACGCCGGGCTGATCGGTATCGAGTGCCAGCGTCAGGGCGATGACCTGCTGTTCCGCCTGCCGGCCAACGAGCACAACATCGGCAACCCGTTGCTGCCGGCCATTCACGGTGGGGTGATCGCAGGGTTCATGGAGCTGTCCGCGGCGCTGTACCTGCTGATTTTCAGCGACAGCGCGAGCATCCCGAAGATCATCGATTTCTCCATCGACTACCTGCGCGCCGGCCACTACCGTGACACCTTCGCCCAGTGCCAGCTCTGGCGCCAGGGTCGGCGGGTGACCAACGTCGCCATCACTGCCTGGCAGGTCGATCGCGACACGCCCATCGCCACTGCCCGTGCGCATTTCAAGATCGAACCGCAAAAGCCCTTGAAATAG
- a CDS encoding PaaI family thioesterase: MNETPLMAMAERFLSALKHCQLLQMRVERADAEGITLLLPWSPAIVGNPQTGAVHGGALTTLMDTTCGMATLCVLPQFEVCPTLDLRIDYMHAAEPNKPIHGHAQCYRVTRDVIFTRGSAYQDDPAHPICQVVGTFMRLGPDIKGGIRFANTLKESRP; this comes from the coding sequence ATGAACGAAACGCCTTTGATGGCCATGGCCGAGCGTTTTCTCTCGGCCCTTAAACATTGTCAGTTATTGCAGATGCGCGTTGAACGGGCCGATGCCGAAGGCATCACCTTGCTGCTGCCCTGGTCACCGGCCATCGTCGGCAACCCGCAGACCGGCGCAGTGCACGGCGGGGCGCTGACCACGCTGATGGACACCACCTGCGGTATGGCCACCCTGTGCGTCTTGCCGCAGTTCGAGGTGTGCCCCACGTTGGACCTGCGCATCGACTACATGCACGCAGCCGAACCGAACAAGCCCATCCATGGCCACGCCCAGTGCTACCGGGTTACCCGCGACGTGATCTTCACCCGTGGCAGCGCTTACCAGGACGATCCGGCCCACCCTATCTGCCAGGTGGTGGGGACCTTCATGCGCCTGGGGCCGGACATCAAGGGCGGCATCCGCTTCGCCAACACCCTCAAGGAGTCACGCCCATGA
- the htpG gene encoding molecular chaperone HtpG produces the protein MSVETQKETLGFQTEVKQLLHLMIHSLYSNKEIFLRELISNASDAADKLRFEALAKPELLEGDAELKIRLSFDKAANTVTLEDNGIGMSREDVIAHLGTIAKSGTADFMKNLTGDQKKDSHLIGQFGVGFYSAFIVADKVDVFSRRAGLPAAEGVHWSSRGEGDFEVSTVEKPQRGTRIVLHLKAGEDEFADGWRLRNVVKKYSDHIALPIELPKEQAEAAEGEEAPAQEWETVNRASALWTRSRSEVKDEEYQEFYKHIGHDFENPLAWSHNKVEGKLEYNSLLYVPARAPFDLYQREAPRGLKLYVQRVFIMDQAESFLPLYLRFIKGVVDSNDLSLNVSREILQKDPIIDSMKTALTKRVLDMLEKLAKNEPEQYKGFWKNFGQVLKEGPAEDFANKEKIAGLLRFASTHDDSGEQSVALADYLARAKEGQDKIYYLTGETYAQVKNSPHLEVFRKKGIEVLLLTDRIDEWLMSYLSEFDGKSFVDVARGDLDLGKLDSEEDKKAQEEVAKDKEGLVERLKAALGDSVAEVRVSHRLTDSPAILAIGEQDLGLQMRQILEASGQKVPDSKPIFEFNPSHPLIEKLDHEQSEDRFGELSHILFDQAALAAGDSLKDPAAYVRRLNKLLVELSA, from the coding sequence ATGAGTGTGGAGACTCAAAAAGAAACCCTGGGCTTCCAGACCGAGGTCAAGCAACTGCTGCACCTCATGATCCATTCGCTGTATTCGAACAAGGAGATCTTCCTGCGCGAGCTGATCTCCAACGCCTCCGACGCCGCCGACAAGCTGCGTTTCGAGGCCCTGGCCAAGCCCGAGCTGCTCGAGGGTGACGCTGAGCTGAAGATCCGCCTGAGCTTCGACAAGGCCGCCAATACCGTCACCCTGGAAGACAACGGTATCGGCATGAGCCGCGAAGACGTCATCGCCCACCTGGGTACCATTGCCAAGTCCGGCACTGCCGACTTCATGAAGAACCTCACCGGCGACCAGAAAAAGGACTCGCACCTGATCGGCCAGTTCGGCGTGGGCTTCTACTCCGCGTTCATCGTTGCCGACAAGGTCGACGTGTTCAGCCGCCGCGCCGGCCTGCCGGCCGCCGAAGGCGTGCACTGGTCGTCCAGGGGCGAGGGTGATTTCGAAGTTTCCACCGTCGAAAAACCACAGCGCGGCACCCGCATCGTCCTGCACCTGAAAGCCGGCGAAGACGAGTTCGCCGATGGCTGGCGCCTGCGCAACGTGGTCAAGAAGTACTCCGACCACATCGCCCTGCCGATCGAGCTGCCCAAGGAACAGGCCGAAGCCGCCGAGGGTGAAGAAGCCCCTGCGCAGGAATGGGAAACCGTCAACCGCGCCAGCGCGCTGTGGACCCGTTCGCGCAGCGAGGTCAAGGACGAGGAGTACCAGGAGTTCTACAAGCACATCGGCCATGACTTCGAGAACCCGCTGGCCTGGAGCCACAACAAGGTCGAAGGCAAGCTCGAATACAACTCGCTGCTGTACGTGCCGGCCCGCGCGCCGTTCGACCTGTACCAGCGCGAAGCACCACGCGGCCTGAAGCTGTACGTGCAGCGCGTGTTCATCATGGACCAGGCCGAATCCTTCCTGCCGCTGTACCTGCGCTTCATCAAGGGCGTGGTCGATTCCAACGACCTGTCGCTGAACGTGTCCCGCGAGATCCTGCAGAAAGACCCGATCATCGATTCGATGAAGACCGCGCTGACCAAGCGTGTGCTGGACATGCTTGAGAAGCTGGCCAAGAACGAGCCTGAGCAGTACAAGGGCTTCTGGAAGAACTTCGGCCAGGTGCTGAAGGAAGGCCCGGCCGAAGACTTCGCCAACAAGGAAAAAATCGCCGGCCTGCTGCGCTTTGCCTCCACCCACGATGACAGCGGCGAACAAAGCGTTGCCCTGGCCGACTACCTGGCCCGCGCCAAGGAAGGCCAGGACAAGATCTACTACCTCACCGGCGAAACCTACGCGCAGGTCAAGAACAGCCCGCACCTGGAAGTCTTCCGCAAGAAAGGCATCGAAGTGCTGCTGCTGACCGACCGTATCGACGAGTGGCTGATGAGCTACCTCAGCGAGTTCGACGGCAAGTCGTTCGTCGATGTCGCCCGCGGCGACCTGGACCTGGGCAAGCTGGATTCCGAAGAAGACAAAAAAGCCCAGGAAGAAGTCGCCAAGGACAAGGAAGGCCTGGTCGAGCGCCTGAAAGCTGCGCTGGGCGACAGCGTCGCCGAGGTGCGCGTGTCGCACCGCCTGACCGACTCGCCGGCGATCCTCGCCATCGGCGAGCAGGACTTGGGCCTGCAGATGCGCCAGATCCTCGAAGCCAGTGGGCAGAAGGTGCCGGACTCCAAGCCGATTTTCGAGTTCAACCCAAGCCACCCGCTGATCGAGAAGCTGGACCACGAACAGAGCGAAGACCGCTTCGGCGAGCTGTCGCACATCCTGTTCGACCAGGCCGCACTGGCCGCCGGTGACAGCTTGAAGGACCCGGCAGCCTATGTGCGCCGCCTGAACAAGCTGCTGGTCGAGCTGTCCGCCTGA
- a CDS encoding dienelactone hydrolase family protein produces MSKVIVESLVYHLSGKTYESRLVYEPGALGRPGLVMAPNWMGIGEGAERIAKEVAEQGYVVLIADLYGQSVRPSNADEAGAAMMPLKNDRGELRKRMQEALAQLLGQSKALLEPGKVATFGFCFGGCCALELARTGADLRAAVSFHGTLDTPSPEDAKRIKGSVLVLHGAADPLVPKEQLPAFEAEMDAAKVDWQLLSYGGAVHSFTDPNANVPGKMQYDRRTSERAFRAMHNLLKEVFQR; encoded by the coding sequence ATGAGCAAAGTCATCGTCGAATCGCTGGTCTATCACCTGTCCGGCAAGACCTACGAAAGCCGCCTGGTCTACGAGCCTGGTGCGCTGGGCCGCCCGGGCCTGGTGATGGCGCCGAACTGGATGGGCATCGGCGAAGGCGCCGAGCGCATCGCCAAGGAAGTGGCCGAGCAAGGCTACGTGGTGCTGATCGCCGACCTGTACGGCCAATCGGTGCGCCCGTCCAATGCCGATGAGGCCGGGGCGGCGATGATGCCGTTGAAGAACGACCGCGGCGAACTGCGCAAGCGCATGCAGGAAGCCCTGGCGCAGTTGCTGGGCCAGTCCAAGGCCCTGCTGGAACCGGGCAAGGTGGCCACCTTTGGCTTCTGCTTCGGCGGCTGCTGCGCCCTGGAATTGGCCCGTACCGGCGCCGACCTGCGTGCGGCGGTGTCGTTCCACGGTACCCTGGACACCCCCAGCCCCGAAGACGCCAAGCGCATCAAAGGCTCGGTGCTGGTGCTGCACGGCGCTGCGGACCCGCTGGTGCCGAAGGAGCAGTTGCCGGCCTTCGAGGCAGAAATGGACGCTGCCAAGGTTGACTGGCAGTTGCTGAGCTATGGCGGTGCGGTGCACTCGTTCACCGACCCTAACGCCAACGTGCCGGGCAAGATGCAGTACGACCGCCGAACCTCCGAGCGCGCGTTCCGCGCGATGCACAACCTGCTCAAGGAAGTGTTCCAGCGCTGA
- a CDS encoding pirin family protein: MNRPLVIRPRAESVEGQPILRPLPSAQCRSVGPFVFFDHMLETDYAPGHGMDIRQHPHIGLSTLTYLFEGEIQHKDSLGSDQRVQPGEVSWMTAGAGVAHVERTPAEVFAAGSRLHGLQVWLASPQAHEQGPASYSHHPAASLPVSDTLGVRICMIAGTGFCLTSPVPVLSPTLYAHVQMQPATTLSVSNEHAQRALYLLEGELMLDDEPVQPCSLVVLPEGEEAVLYAEEECQLVLIGGAPLDGPRRMNWNFVASDPELIEQARVKWAAGDWPVVPGEYSRIELPR; the protein is encoded by the coding sequence ATGAACCGCCCCCTGGTCATCCGCCCCCGCGCCGAATCGGTCGAGGGCCAGCCGATCCTGCGCCCGTTGCCGTCGGCCCAATGCCGCAGCGTCGGCCCCTTCGTGTTCTTCGACCACATGCTTGAAACCGACTACGCCCCGGGCCACGGCATGGACATCCGCCAACACCCGCATATCGGCCTGTCGACCCTCACCTACCTGTTCGAGGGCGAAATCCAGCACAAGGACAGCCTGGGCTCGGACCAGCGCGTACAACCCGGCGAAGTCAGCTGGATGACCGCAGGCGCGGGCGTGGCCCATGTCGAGCGCACGCCCGCCGAAGTGTTCGCAGCCGGTTCGCGGCTGCATGGGCTGCAGGTGTGGCTGGCCTCGCCCCAGGCGCACGAGCAGGGCCCGGCGAGCTACAGCCACCACCCGGCGGCCAGCCTGCCGGTGAGTGACACCCTTGGGGTACGTATCTGCATGATCGCAGGCACAGGCTTCTGCCTGACATCACCGGTACCGGTGCTCTCCCCTACCCTGTATGCCCATGTACAGATGCAGCCGGCAACCACCCTGAGCGTTTCGAACGAGCATGCCCAGCGCGCGTTGTACCTGCTGGAGGGCGAGTTGATGCTGGATGACGAGCCGGTGCAGCCGTGCAGCCTGGTGGTGCTGCCGGAAGGTGAGGAAGCCGTGCTGTACGCCGAGGAAGAGTGCCAGCTGGTGCTGATCGGCGGCGCACCACTGGATGGGCCGCGGCGGATGAACTGGAACTTTGTCGCCAGTGACCCGGAGTTGATCGAGCAGGCCCGGGTGAAATGGGCTGCGGGGGATTGGCCGGTGGTGCCGGGGGAATATTCGCGGATCGAGTTACCGCGTTGA
- the brnQ gene encoding branched-chain amino acid transport system II carrier protein has product MKVLKGQDILALGFMTFALFVGAGNIIFPPIVGLQSGPHVWMAALGFLVTAVGLPVITVVALAKVGGGMDALSSPIGKFFGGLLAAVCYLSVGPLFATPRTATVSFEVGVAPLTGESPTALFIYSLVYFAVVLAVSMYPGKLLDTVGRFLAPLKIIALAVLGIAAFALPAGTIGEAQPQYVAAPFSQGFINGYLTMDTLGALVFGIVIVNAIRSRGVESPKLITRYAIIAGLIAGVGLALVYISLFRLGAGSHDIAADATNGAAVLHAYVQHTFGSLGSGFLAVLIALACLVTAVGLTCACAEYFSQILPLSYRALVVILAGFSLLVSNLGLTKLIMFSIPVLTAIYPPCIVVVGLSFVKELWNSPVRILAPVMLVSLLFGLVDAIKGSGLAHWLPDAAAHLPLSEQGLAWLVPSVITLGVAVVCDRMLGKPREVLA; this is encoded by the coding sequence ATGAAAGTTCTCAAAGGCCAGGATATCCTGGCGCTTGGCTTTATGACGTTTGCGCTTTTCGTAGGCGCCGGCAACATCATCTTCCCGCCGATCGTCGGCCTGCAATCCGGGCCTCACGTATGGATGGCAGCCCTGGGCTTCCTGGTCACCGCCGTGGGCCTGCCAGTCATCACCGTGGTTGCCCTGGCCAAGGTCGGCGGCGGCATGGACGCCCTGAGCAGTCCGATCGGCAAGTTCTTCGGCGGCCTGCTGGCGGCCGTGTGCTACCTGTCGGTCGGCCCGCTGTTCGCCACCCCGCGTACCGCCACCGTGTCGTTCGAGGTGGGTGTGGCGCCGCTGACCGGTGAAAGCCCGACCGCGCTGTTCATCTACAGCCTGGTGTACTTCGCCGTGGTGCTGGCCGTGTCGATGTACCCGGGCAAGCTGCTCGATACCGTCGGCCGCTTCCTCGCGCCGCTGAAGATCATCGCCCTGGCCGTGTTGGGCATCGCCGCCTTCGCGCTGCCGGCCGGTACCATCGGTGAGGCGCAGCCGCAGTACGTCGCCGCGCCGTTCTCCCAGGGCTTCATCAATGGTTACCTGACCATGGATACCCTCGGTGCACTGGTCTTCGGCATCGTCATCGTCAACGCCATCCGCTCGCGCGGCGTGGAGTCGCCGAAGCTGATCACCCGCTACGCCATCATTGCCGGCCTGATCGCCGGTGTTGGCCTGGCGCTGGTGTACATCAGCCTGTTCCGCCTGGGTGCGGGCAGCCATGACATCGCCGCCGACGCCACCAACGGCGCCGCGGTGCTGCACGCCTATGTACAGCACACCTTCGGTTCGCTGGGCAGTGGCTTCCTTGCTGTGCTGATCGCCCTGGCGTGCCTGGTGACCGCGGTTGGCCTGACCTGCGCCTGCGCCGAGTACTTCAGCCAGATCCTGCCGCTGTCGTACCGCGCCCTGGTGGTGATCCTGGCCGGCTTCTCGCTGCTGGTATCCAACCTCGGCCTGACCAAGCTGATCATGTTCTCGATCCCGGTGCTGACGGCGATCTATCCGCCCTGCATCGTGGTGGTGGGCCTGAGCTTCGTCAAAGAGCTGTGGAACTCGCCGGTCCGCATCCTGGCGCCGGTGATGCTGGTGTCGCTGCTGTTCGGCCTGGTCGATGCAATCAAAGGCAGTGGCCTTGCACACTGGCTGCCGGATGCTGCCGCCCACCTGCCGCTGAGCGAGCAGGGCCTGGCCTGGCTGGTGCCTTCGGTCATCACCCTGGGTGTGGCCGTGGTCTGCGACCGCATGCTCGGCAAGCCGCGCGAGGTGCTGGCTTGA